The Proteiniborus ethanoligenes genome contains a region encoding:
- a CDS encoding transposon-encoded TnpW family protein, whose protein sequence is MENQSNSRTTKSDIGGTVYVVESRVSDSAKESAYSKLKRLITVNAKNLSKLSDSSYKPTEINSTSSR, encoded by the coding sequence ATGGAAAATCAAAGTAACAGCCGCACAACCAAATCCGATATCGGAGGTACGGTCTATGTGGTGGAATCACGAGTAAGTGATTCAGCAAAGGAAAGTGCATATTCCAAGCTGAAACGACTGATTACAGTCAACGCAAAAAACCTTTCAAAGTTATCAGATAGTTCATATAAACCCACGGAAATCAACTCGACTTCTTCAAGGTAG
- a CDS encoding phage major capsid protein: MATSTTYNRAFWNVMKGKEENNQNLSEGFDNVGAYVAPDEFREGFNTALAKENVFRRFATVINLSSAEGKIQAVSSTGTADWVEDGDPIPENADTFTQFLVKSYKLASLVKLNRSFVTDMNFNLEKYLMGDFAKRFGKAEENALLNGNGTTQPTGILTADADVTTADSATISFDEIISLYFSLKDEYRNNAVFIMHDNTSMLLRTLKDTNGSYLWNTSDNTIFGKPVVTSPYMPTVSAGAKSIVLGDLSYYWLIERQPITIKKLSELYALQGQIGFSAYERLDGKLIQPDALKILQIKA; encoded by the coding sequence ATGGCAACATCAACAACTTATAATAGAGCGTTTTGGAATGTTATGAAAGGAAAAGAAGAAAACAATCAAAATCTAAGCGAGGGCTTTGATAATGTAGGAGCCTATGTCGCACCAGATGAGTTCAGAGAAGGCTTTAACACTGCTTTGGCAAAGGAGAATGTATTCCGTAGATTTGCTACTGTTATCAATCTATCTTCTGCAGAAGGTAAAATTCAAGCGGTATCCTCAACGGGGACAGCAGATTGGGTTGAAGACGGAGATCCAATTCCCGAAAATGCCGATACATTTACACAGTTTCTGGTGAAATCATACAAGCTGGCATCTCTTGTCAAGCTAAACCGCTCATTCGTCACCGATATGAACTTTAATCTTGAAAAATATCTGATGGGTGATTTTGCGAAGCGTTTTGGCAAGGCTGAGGAAAATGCATTGCTTAATGGAAATGGCACAACACAGCCAACAGGTATCCTTACAGCAGATGCAGATGTAACTACAGCAGATAGTGCTACCATCTCTTTTGACGAGATTATCTCTCTGTATTTTTCATTAAAAGATGAATACCGAAATAACGCTGTGTTTATCATGCACGATAATACATCCATGCTTCTTAGAACCCTTAAAGATACAAATGGCAGTTATCTATGGAATACTTCAGATAACACCATCTTCGGAAAGCCTGTAGTTACCTCTCCATATATGCCTACAGTATCAGCAGGAGCAAAAAGCATTGTATTAGGAGATTTATCATATTACTGGCTGATTGAGCGTCAGCCAATAACAATAAAGAAATTAAGTGAGTTATATGCATTGCAGGGGCAAATTGGATTTTCTGCTTACGAAAGATTGGATGGCAAGCTAATTCAACCAGATGCTCTGAAAATATTACAAATAAAAGCTTAA
- a CDS encoding phage/plasmid primase, P4 family: protein MLKDNPQFCCWKYEERSGRKTKVPYNPVTRKRAKADQRSTFKDFSSAVAALSDYDGIGFLVGNDICVIDLDDCFDSSGKLKPVAQNVVEAFIGCYMEHSPSGKGLHILFKATGFNFDKAKYYINNRKLGVEVYVSGATNRFVTVTGNVYADGDIPEKSNELQMILDKYMLRPTPVKQILDTESQSYLSDKSVIEKALKSANGERFKALWQGDTSGYASASEADLALCGMLAFWCGRDIGQMDRLFRKSGLMRDKWNRPQSGSTYGMITIEKAIANATEIYKPGGKRSSAAEDFGECSLADFKPESNGRYPWTDIGASRLFADYYKSFARYVPERKMWFCYENGIWIPDVGNLKVMEMCKSLANQLLTYALTIQDEHQRKAYIDYCRKWQSRRYRETVLKDAQSVYPISMAEFDQDPLMLNCANGTLFLISMDFRPHNSEDRLTKISGVKYDPEAKSERWDRFIHEIMSGDEEKAKFLQKAFGYSISGDTRYECLFVLYGATTRNGKGTLCESVLKVLGSYGCTARPETISLKKNNNSSSPSEDIARLAGVRFVNISEPSRGLVLNAAQVKSMTGGDTINARFLHENSFDFSPKFKLYINTNYLPVITDMTLFSSGRVVIIPFERHFDENEQDKNLKREFAKPKNQSAILNWLIEGYQLLKKEGFTLPDSVKIATEAYKRDSDKIALFFEDALEENPNSEVRTSEVYARYQRWCSANGCYSENARNFKQALTAIARVERKRPRSGGGMTTMLIGYRLTEEEFLLI, encoded by the coding sequence ATGCTTAAAGATAATCCTCAGTTTTGCTGTTGGAAATATGAAGAGCGAAGTGGCAGAAAAACCAAAGTTCCCTATAACCCAGTAACAAGAAAAAGGGCAAAAGCAGATCAGCGGAGTACATTTAAAGATTTTAGTTCTGCGGTTGCTGCTTTAAGTGATTATGATGGTATCGGATTTTTGGTGGGTAATGACATTTGTGTTATCGACTTAGATGATTGCTTTGATAGCAGCGGTAAGCTTAAGCCTGTTGCCCAAAATGTTGTAGAGGCTTTTATTGGTTGCTATATGGAACACAGTCCATCTGGAAAAGGGCTGCATATTTTATTTAAGGCCACAGGCTTTAACTTTGACAAAGCAAAATACTATATCAACAACAGAAAGCTGGGAGTTGAGGTCTATGTATCAGGGGCAACAAACCGATTTGTTACCGTAACAGGCAATGTGTATGCAGATGGTGATATACCGGAGAAATCGAATGAGCTTCAGATGATACTAGACAAGTATATGCTACGTCCTACCCCTGTGAAGCAAATTCTGGATACAGAAAGCCAATCCTATCTGTCTGACAAGTCTGTTATTGAGAAGGCATTAAAATCGGCAAACGGAGAAAGGTTCAAAGCATTATGGCAGGGAGATACATCAGGCTATGCTTCTGCCAGTGAAGCTGATTTGGCACTTTGCGGTATGCTGGCATTTTGGTGTGGCAGGGATATTGGACAGATGGACAGACTTTTCCGAAAAAGCGGCCTAATGCGGGATAAATGGAATAGACCGCAGTCCGGCAGTACTTATGGAATGATAACCATAGAAAAAGCTATCGCAAATGCTACTGAAATATACAAACCAGGTGGTAAGCGTTCATCAGCTGCAGAAGATTTTGGAGAATGTTCCCTTGCTGACTTTAAGCCTGAGAGTAACGGTCGCTACCCTTGGACGGATATTGGGGCAAGCAGGCTGTTTGCTGATTATTATAAATCTTTTGCCCGATATGTTCCTGAAAGGAAGATGTGGTTTTGCTATGAGAATGGTATTTGGATTCCTGATGTCGGTAATCTAAAAGTAATGGAAATGTGTAAATCATTGGCTAATCAACTGCTAACCTATGCTTTGACTATTCAAGATGAACATCAAAGAAAGGCATACATTGACTATTGCCGAAAGTGGCAGTCAAGAAGATACCGAGAAACGGTACTTAAAGATGCACAGAGCGTATATCCCATATCAATGGCTGAATTTGACCAAGACCCGCTTATGCTCAACTGTGCCAATGGAACCTTGTTTTTAATATCCATGGATTTTCGTCCCCACAACAGCGAGGACAGACTTACTAAGATATCTGGTGTTAAATATGACCCGGAAGCAAAAAGCGAGCGATGGGATAGATTTATTCATGAGATTATGAGCGGAGATGAGGAAAAGGCAAAATTCCTCCAAAAGGCCTTTGGCTACAGTATCAGCGGAGACACTCGGTATGAATGCCTGTTTGTTCTCTATGGTGCTACAACTCGAAATGGTAAAGGTACGCTATGTGAGAGCGTTCTTAAGGTATTAGGCAGTTATGGCTGTACCGCAAGGCCAGAGACTATCAGTCTGAAAAAGAACAATAACAGTTCAAGTCCAAGTGAAGATATTGCCCGGCTTGCAGGAGTACGCTTTGTGAATATCTCCGAACCTAGCAGAGGACTTGTCCTAAATGCTGCACAGGTAAAAAGCATGACGGGTGGTGACACCATCAACGCAAGATTTCTACATGAGAATTCTTTTGATTTTTCGCCAAAGTTTAAGCTGTATATCAACACTAATTATCTGCCCGTTATTACGGATATGACGTTGTTTTCCAGTGGCAGAGTGGTAATTATCCCTTTTGAACGACACTTCGATGAAAACGAGCAGGATAAAAACTTAAAACGCGAATTCGCCAAACCGAAGAATCAGAGTGCTATCCTCAACTGGCTAATTGAAGGCTATCAGCTGTTAAAAAAGGAAGGCTTTACTTTACCTGATTCTGTTAAGATAGCAACGGAGGCTTATAAGCGTGACAGCGACAAAATAGCATTATTTTTCGAGGATGCCTTGGAGGAAAATCCTAACAGTGAGGTGCGGACATCCGAAGTATATGCCCGGTATCAGCGTTGGTGCAGTGCCAATGGATGTTATTCGGAGAATGCAAGAAACTTCAAACAGGCATTAACAGCTATCGCCCGTGTAGAACGGAAACGACCACGTTCTGGTGGTGGAATGACCACAATGCTTATCGGATATAGGCTGACAGAAGAAGAATTTCTTCTTATTTAA
- a CDS encoding type II toxin-antitoxin system prevent-host-death family antitoxin gives MVNEKGNPIPEYHSITEFLKGQASRIFREVNEKDKIVIVNKQNKPQAVVISYERYIRLKEQEGVDI, from the coding sequence GTGGTAAATGAAAAAGGAAATCCAATACCAGAGTATCATTCTATTACTGAATTTTTAAAAGGACAGGCATCTCGAATATTCAGAGAGGTTAATGAAAAAGACAAGATAGTAATTGTTAACAAGCAGAATAAACCGCAGGCTGTTGTTATTTCATATGAAAGATATATAAGGTTAAAAGAGCAAGAAGGTGTCGACATATAA
- a CDS encoding type I restriction-modification system subunit M gives MAELRKEDLWIMADKLRNNMDSAEYKHVCLGLIFLKYISDSFVKAYAEISQDEYADPEDKDEYTAKNVFWVPQEARWDNIVARAKTPEIGQVIDNAMYTIEKENPSLRGVLPKDFARASLDKTALGELVDLLANIEIGNDPNKDTLGTVYEYFLGKFARAEGKLGGEFYTPRSVVELIVNMIEPHDGRVYDPCCGSGGMFVQSEKFVKDRQGRIDGQLAIYGQESNYNTWRLCKMNLAIRGIDANLGQQNADSFHNDQHKNLKADYIMANPPFNISDWGGERLIDDPRWGKYGIPPAGNANYAWILHMLYHLAPSGTAGFVLANGSLSSSTISEYTIRKNLIEDDKIDCIVTLPGGLFSTTSIPVCLWFITRNKLKNGHRDRHGEILFIDARNMETEPLEDSRTQLKLTDKTIDDITSIYHAFRNHEKKATKADGTEITYEDKQGFWKVATLEEVRAKDYNLTPASYIGVAPISEDNEPFEEAMDRLTKQLSKIIKESTELDEVIRKQLEYIGWKI, from the coding sequence ATGGCTGAGTTAAGAAAAGAAGATTTATGGATAATGGCTGATAAACTTAGAAATAATATGGATTCTGCTGAATATAAACACGTTTGTTTAGGACTTATATTTTTAAAATATATTTCTGACAGCTTTGTCAAAGCATATGCAGAAATTTCACAAGATGAGTATGCAGATCCTGAAGACAAAGATGAATATACTGCTAAGAATGTTTTCTGGGTGCCCCAAGAAGCTCGTTGGGATAATATTGTTGCAAGAGCTAAAACACCAGAAATTGGTCAAGTAATTGATAATGCAATGTATACAATCGAAAAAGAAAATCCATCTTTAAGAGGAGTTCTTCCTAAAGATTTTGCTCGTGCTTCTCTAGACAAAACTGCCTTAGGTGAGCTTGTTGATTTACTTGCAAATATTGAAATTGGGAATGACCCAAACAAAGATACTCTCGGAACAGTTTATGAGTATTTTCTAGGTAAATTTGCTAGGGCTGAAGGTAAACTAGGAGGCGAATTCTATACTCCTAGAAGTGTTGTTGAACTAATCGTAAATATGATTGAGCCGCACGATGGAAGAGTATATGACCCTTGCTGCGGTTCTGGAGGAATGTTTGTTCAAAGTGAAAAGTTTGTAAAAGACAGGCAAGGACGAATCGACGGTCAACTTGCAATTTATGGACAGGAGTCCAATTATAATACATGGAGACTTTGTAAAATGAATCTTGCCATTCGTGGTATAGATGCGAATTTAGGTCAGCAGAATGCCGACTCATTCCACAATGATCAACACAAAAATCTTAAGGCGGACTACATCATGGCCAATCCCCCATTCAACATAAGCGATTGGGGAGGCGAGCGTTTAATTGATGATCCACGTTGGGGGAAATACGGAATCCCTCCTGCAGGTAACGCTAACTACGCTTGGATTCTACATATGCTATATCACTTGGCTCCAAGCGGTACAGCTGGATTTGTTCTTGCTAACGGTTCCCTATCATCGTCTACTATTAGTGAATATACAATTCGTAAAAATTTAATAGAAGATGACAAAATAGATTGTATTGTAACCTTGCCTGGTGGTTTGTTCTCAACCACTTCTATTCCTGTATGCCTTTGGTTTATTACAAGGAATAAACTGAAAAATGGACATCGCGACAGACATGGTGAGATACTCTTTATTGATGCACGCAATATGGAAACTGAACCACTAGAAGATAGCCGTACACAACTTAAACTAACCGATAAAACCATTGATGATATTACATCTATATATCATGCTTTCCGAAATCATGAAAAGAAAGCCACAAAGGCAGATGGTACAGAAATAACCTATGAAGATAAGCAAGGTTTTTGGAAAGTTGCCACTCTTGAAGAAGTCAGGGCTAAAGATTATAATCTGACTCCTGCTAGCTATATTGGTGTTGCACCTATTAGTGAAGATAATGAACCGTTCGAGGAAGCAATGGATAGATTAACAAAACAATTATCAAAGATCATAAAAGAATCAACTGAACTTGATGAAGTAATTCGCAAACAACTAGAATATATAGGTTGGAAAATCTAA
- a CDS encoding restriction endonuclease subunit S: MYNYDILGKVATIQNGYAFKSSEFTKNGRFPVIKIKNIVGSKIDLTDCEYVDITSDDLNPYIVQHNDILISMTGSRASQPNSAVGKVGRMRLKNQKCYLNQRVGKLVVLDEDKTNKQFLFYVLNRKEINLMLANSASGSANQANISVSNITNLLIPQPAKIIQDKIVDILYPLDCKIESNEDRIITLQEVISKLYFNWFTNFKHPDVTDELTNGVPKGWKCSNVFDNIIEIKKKNLDNNNYPVLSVVKEGEFKASVDVFTKRVYSKSTKNYKVVRRNQVAYNPARANIGSIAILTEFDAGLVSPIYVVFEMKETITPTFFKYYMKQPEFLENIKHHAIGTTRQNLPFEAFKMFNMVVPPMDLQLRFEEIAKPIEQKIAKLKEENAVLAEIRDTLLPKLISGELPVEVGEA, translated from the coding sequence ATGTATAATTACGATATTCTCGGAAAAGTTGCTACAATTCAAAACGGTTATGCATTTAAATCCTCTGAATTCACTAAAAATGGCCGCTTCCCAGTTATAAAGATTAAGAATATAGTTGGCTCTAAAATTGATTTAACTGATTGTGAGTATGTGGATATAACATCAGATGACTTAAATCCATATATTGTCCAACATAACGATATTCTTATATCAATGACTGGATCTAGAGCATCACAGCCTAACTCAGCTGTAGGTAAAGTTGGTAGAATGAGACTGAAAAATCAAAAATGTTACTTAAATCAGAGAGTAGGAAAATTAGTTGTTTTAGACGAAGATAAAACAAATAAACAATTTTTATTCTATGTTTTAAACAGGAAGGAAATAAATTTAATGTTAGCTAATAGTGCAAGCGGAAGTGCAAACCAAGCTAACATAAGCGTATCCAACATAACTAACCTGCTTATTCCACAACCAGCCAAAATAATTCAAGATAAAATAGTGGATATTCTGTACCCGTTGGATTGTAAAATAGAATCTAACGAAGATAGAATTATAACATTGCAAGAAGTTATTAGTAAATTATATTTTAACTGGTTTACTAATTTTAAACATCCTGATGTTACAGATGAATTAACGAATGGAGTTCCAAAAGGTTGGAAATGTTCCAATGTGTTCGATAATATAATTGAGATTAAAAAGAAAAACTTAGATAATAATAATTATCCTGTTCTATCTGTTGTAAAAGAGGGAGAATTTAAAGCTTCGGTAGATGTGTTTACAAAGCGAGTTTATAGTAAAAGTACTAAAAACTACAAAGTTGTTAGGAGGAATCAGGTAGCATACAACCCTGCCAGAGCAAATATCGGCTCTATTGCTATACTTACTGAGTTTGATGCTGGGTTAGTAAGTCCAATATATGTTGTATTCGAAATGAAAGAAACCATAACCCCTACTTTTTTCAAGTACTATATGAAACAACCCGAATTTTTAGAAAATATCAAGCACCATGCTATAGGGACGACACGTCAGAATTTACCGTTTGAAGCATTTAAAATGTTTAATATGGTCGTACCCCCAATGGATCTTCAGTTGCGATTTGAAGAAATAGCAAAACCTATAGAGCAGAAAATTGCAAAACTAAAAGAAGAAAATGCTGTTTTGGCTGAAATAAGAGATACTCTTTTACCAAAGCTTATAAGCGGAGAATTACCAGTGGAAGTAGGTGAGGCATAA
- a CDS encoding FRG domain-containing protein: MTDYEEYVQEAFEEEATVFSVGHLFDKISRYNSTIIENNTTGTLLFRGQANIDFPMNASIFRNNMISKETALINDLILQEPYEFGNHMTDFEQLVKMQHYGLPTRLIDVTTNPLIALYFACSDKICEDKDGEILILIESLQRPTEKQVQYFAALAEYDGKSIEAFVDYFVQKGLINNALDYKEKNEKLENIFRTKYIPVVAPKNNERIKRQNGAFLLLGIDIDKPDYFLKNTFNLKDQLIKDFGDGIPRSLVIPQEHKQSILKELDIIGINEAFVYPELEHQTSYIKSKHHIKVGE; this comes from the coding sequence ATGACTGATTATGAAGAATATGTACAAGAAGCCTTCGAAGAGGAAGCTACAGTTTTTAGTGTTGGACACTTATTCGACAAGATTTCAAGATATAATAGCACAATTATTGAAAACAACACAACAGGCACTTTGCTATTTAGAGGGCAAGCAAATATTGACTTTCCAATGAATGCTAGTATTTTTCGTAATAACATGATTAGTAAAGAAACAGCTTTAATTAATGACTTGATTTTGCAAGAACCATATGAGTTTGGTAATCACATGACTGATTTTGAGCAGCTCGTGAAAATGCAGCATTATGGGCTTCCAACAAGGTTAATTGATGTTACAACAAATCCTCTTATAGCTTTATACTTTGCCTGCTCTGACAAAATTTGTGAAGATAAAGATGGCGAAATACTTATTCTCATAGAATCATTACAGCGTCCAACAGAAAAGCAAGTACAGTATTTTGCTGCACTTGCTGAATATGATGGGAAAAGCATTGAAGCTTTTGTCGACTATTTTGTTCAAAAAGGTTTAATAAATAATGCTTTAGATTATAAAGAAAAGAATGAAAAACTCGAGAACATATTTAGAACAAAGTATATTCCTGTTGTTGCCCCCAAAAATAACGAACGAATTAAAAGGCAAAATGGAGCTTTCTTACTACTGGGTATAGACATTGACAAACCAGATTATTTCCTTAAGAATACGTTTAATTTAAAGGATCAGCTTATTAAAGACTTTGGCGACGGCATTCCACGCTCATTGGTTATTCCGCAAGAGCACAAACAATCGATACTTAAAGAACTAGATATTATAGGTATTAATGAAGCTTTTGTGTATCCAGAGCTTGAACATCAGACTTCATACATAAAAAGCAAACATCACATAAAGGTAGGTGAGTGA
- a CDS encoding type I restriction endonuclease subunit R, giving the protein MSNFIEYHLEQAVMEWFQDLGYQTIYGPDISPGGSFAERESFGDVVLYDRLHSALKRVNRQYPDKVIDDLVKKITRHQSMSITQNNVAFFKMITDGIDVEIRKKDGNVKTEKAYIFDLTDIDNNEFLAVNQYTIIENGKERRPDVVVFINGIPLAIIELKNASNEDIGIVEGFNQLQTYKKDIPTIFNYNAFLVTSDGINAKVGTISSDFDRFMFWRTVDGNGEAPESSPQLKVMLQGMMDKKRILDIISNYTFFVHEEDKSFKILAGYHQYFAVKKALYKTHIAAAENGDRKVGVIWHTQGSGKSFSMLMYARQLVLELNNPTIVIITDRNDLDDQLYGTFAKSAHYLRQIPKQAENRKQLRDLLSVESGGVIFTTIQKFLPDESDQSNEALTNRRNVIVIADEAHRSQYGLEAKEKDGKVSFGFAKYMRDALPNASFIGFTGTPVELSDKNTPALFGDYIDIYDLTQAVKDRTTVPIYYESRIAKLDIPQEFKPKIDIEYAEIVKEQEETYVINQQKKWARLEALVGTDTRLDVIAKDFLHHYDLRQSALSGKAMFVTMSRNIAVKLYSKIIKYRPEWHNSEVDKGTIKVIMTSAASDPPEFQMHSTTSAQKKILAKRMKDPHDELKVVIVCDMWLTGFDVPCLHTMYIDKPMSGHNLMQAIARVNRVFKDKPGGLVVDYIGIADNLRSALAQYTPSDRKTTGIDPQVAVDLMMEKYEQIKGLLHGFDYSCYLDGTASQRIDCIVRCVDFILGKKEEEKKDFLNFVVEIGKAYALCATSEKAQEINLEISFFKAVKAGIIKLLPKGKPKKTKDQVEYEIEQLVSKSVISEEIVDILAAVGLNRPDISILSDEFLEEVRGLPQKNLALELLRRLLDGRIKAISRKNVVQAKKFSEMLEASVNKYAKRSIETAEVIKTLIEMAKDLNSLHKRGEELGLSDDELAFYDAISENESAREFYENDVLKQIAKELTINIRNSMKVDWDVRESVRAQMRITVKRLLRKYKYPPDKQADAVKLIIEQAEKMSENELQ; this is encoded by the coding sequence ATGTCAAATTTTATTGAATACCATCTTGAGCAAGCAGTAATGGAGTGGTTTCAAGATTTAGGCTACCAAACAATTTATGGCCCAGATATCTCACCTGGCGGCAGTTTTGCTGAACGGGAGAGTTTTGGAGATGTTGTCTTGTATGATCGTCTGCACAGTGCCCTCAAGAGAGTTAACCGACAGTACCCTGATAAGGTAATTGATGATTTGGTAAAAAAAATAACGCGCCATCAAAGTATGTCTATCACACAGAACAATGTCGCTTTTTTTAAAATGATAACTGACGGGATCGACGTAGAAATACGAAAAAAAGACGGAAATGTAAAAACTGAAAAAGCCTATATTTTCGATTTAACAGACATTGATAATAATGAATTTTTAGCTGTAAACCAGTATACAATTATCGAGAATGGTAAAGAACGTCGTCCCGATGTTGTTGTCTTTATAAACGGTATACCGCTTGCAATCATTGAATTGAAGAATGCGTCCAATGAAGATATTGGTATTGTTGAAGGCTTCAATCAATTACAAACATATAAAAAAGATATTCCTACTATTTTCAATTACAATGCTTTCTTAGTTACAAGCGATGGAATAAACGCAAAGGTAGGAACAATTTCTTCAGATTTTGATCGTTTTATGTTTTGGCGAACTGTTGATGGAAACGGTGAAGCACCAGAATCTTCACCTCAATTGAAAGTAATGCTACAAGGAATGATGGACAAAAAACGTATTTTGGACATAATATCTAATTACACGTTTTTTGTTCATGAAGAGGATAAATCTTTTAAGATACTTGCTGGTTATCACCAGTATTTTGCAGTAAAAAAAGCATTATATAAAACACATATTGCTGCTGCAGAAAATGGAGATAGAAAAGTAGGTGTTATTTGGCATACACAAGGAAGTGGAAAAAGCTTTTCCATGCTAATGTATGCCCGACAATTAGTTCTTGAGCTAAACAATCCTACGATAGTTATTATTACAGATAGAAACGATCTAGATGATCAGCTTTACGGAACATTTGCCAAAAGTGCTCACTACCTACGTCAAATTCCAAAGCAAGCAGAAAACCGAAAACAATTAAGAGATTTATTAAGTGTTGAATCTGGTGGAGTTATATTTACTACTATCCAGAAATTTCTGCCTGATGAAAGTGATCAAAGTAATGAAGCACTAACAAATCGTCGTAACGTAATAGTAATTGCAGATGAAGCACATCGTAGCCAATATGGACTAGAAGCTAAAGAGAAGGATGGCAAGGTATCTTTTGGATTTGCTAAATATATGCGCGATGCTTTACCAAATGCCTCTTTTATAGGTTTTACTGGTACTCCAGTAGAATTGAGTGACAAAAATACACCTGCATTATTTGGAGATTATATTGATATCTATGATTTAACGCAGGCAGTCAAGGATAGAACAACCGTTCCTATATATTATGAAAGCCGAATTGCTAAGCTTGATATTCCTCAGGAGTTCAAGCCTAAAATAGATATTGAATATGCGGAAATTGTAAAAGAACAAGAAGAAACATATGTAATCAATCAACAAAAAAAGTGGGCTAGACTTGAAGCTCTTGTAGGAACCGATACTCGTCTTGATGTTATTGCAAAGGATTTTTTACACCATTATGATCTGAGACAGAGTGCACTCAGTGGCAAAGCTATGTTTGTAACAATGTCTAGAAACATAGCTGTTAAACTATACTCAAAAATTATTAAATATCGTCCAGAATGGCATAATTCTGAAGTGGATAAAGGAACAATTAAAGTTATTATGACATCTGCTGCGTCAGATCCACCAGAATTCCAGATGCACTCAACTACTTCTGCTCAGAAAAAAATTCTTGCAAAAAGGATGAAAGACCCGCATGATGAGTTAAAGGTTGTGATTGTTTGTGATATGTGGCTAACAGGTTTCGATGTTCCGTGTTTGCATACTATGTATATTGATAAACCTATGAGTGGGCATAACCTAATGCAAGCTATAGCGCGAGTCAATCGTGTGTTTAAAGATAAACCTGGTGGACTAGTTGTAGATTACATCGGTATAGCTGATAATCTTCGAAGTGCCCTTGCACAATATACCCCTTCTGATAGAAAAACAACTGGTATTGATCCTCAGGTTGCAGTAGATTTAATGATGGAAAAATATGAGCAAATAAAAGGTTTGTTACACGGATTCGATTATAGCTGTTACTTAGATGGTACAGCATCTCAAAGAATAGATTGTATAGTTAGATGTGTAGACTTCATTCTTGGAAAAAAAGAAGAAGAAAAAAAAGACTTTCTAAACTTTGTAGTTGAGATAGGAAAAGCATATGCTCTGTGCGCCACATCAGAAAAAGCACAAGAAATTAACCTTGAGATAAGTTTTTTTAAAGCGGTCAAAGCCGGAATAATAAAATTGTTACCCAAGGGTAAACCTAAGAAAACAAAAGATCAAGTTGAATATGAAATAGAACAACTAGTTTCAAAATCTGTTATTTCAGAAGAGATAGTAGATATTCTTGCAGCGGTAGGCTTAAATAGACCAGATATATCCATACTTTCTGATGAATTTTTAGAGGAAGTTAGAGGGCTTCCGCAAAAAAACTTAGCATTAGAACTATTACGAAGATTGCTTGATGGTAGAATTAAGGCGATTTCTAGAAAAAACGTTGTTCAAGCTAAAAAATTCTCAGAAATGCTAGAAGCATCAGTTAATAAGTATGCTAAACGGTCAATCGAAACTGCTGAAGTTATAAAGACGCTTATCGAAATGGCAAAAGATTTGAATAGTCTTCATAAAAGAGGTGAAGAACTAGGTTTATCTGATGATGAGTTAGCATTTTATGATGCTATATCTGAAAATGAATCCGCCAGAGAATTCTATGAAAATGATGTGCTGAAGCAAATTGCAAAAGAACTAACAATTAATATACGAAATAGCATGAAAGTTGACTGGGATGTACGTGAAAGTGTACGTGCTCAGATGCGCATTACCGTTAAGCGGCTTCTACGTAAATATAAGTATCCACCTGATAAACAGGCAGATGCAGTTAAATTAATTATTGAACAAGCAGAAAAAATGTCTGAAAATGAATTACAGTAA